A region of Candidatus Liberibacter africanus PTSAPSY DNA encodes the following proteins:
- a CDS encoding ribonuclease HII translates to MDILVKENISSYLITPKKPHFEFETIIQEKNMWPVAGIDEVGRGAIAGPVVVAAIILDPNNIPDDINDSKKMSQKKREELYEKIMSSAVVSIASASSQYIDQHNIHKATLDTMCRVVKNLPVIPQSVLIDGRSIPEHLPCQAFSIIKGDSISLSIAAASIIAKVTRDRFMKMAHKKYPEYGFDSHVGYPTVKHRQVIREKGPSRIHRMTFRPLHNLSI, encoded by the coding sequence ATGGATATCTTAGTCAAAGAAAATATTTCTTCTTATCTCATAACCCCTAAAAAGCCACATTTTGAATTTGAAACAATAATACAAGAAAAAAATATGTGGCCAGTAGCAGGAATAGATGAGGTAGGGCGTGGTGCTATTGCAGGACCTGTTGTGGTAGCAGCTATTATTCTTGATCCAAATAACATTCCTGATGATATTAATGATTCAAAAAAAATGTCACAGAAAAAAAGAGAAGAATTATATGAAAAAATTATGAGTAGTGCAGTTGTTTCCATCGCTTCTGCCAGCAGTCAGTATATTGATCAGCATAATATTCATAAAGCTACCCTTGATACAATGTGTCGTGTTGTAAAAAATTTGCCGGTTATTCCACAATCTGTTCTTATCGATGGACGAAGTATTCCTGAACATTTACCATGCCAAGCATTTTCCATTATCAAGGGGGATTCTATTTCTTTATCTATTGCTGCAGCATCTATTATAGCTAAGGTCACACGTGATCGTTTTATGAAGATGGCTCATAAAAAATATCCAGAGTATGGATTTGATTCTCATGTAGGATATCCAACAGTAAAACATCGACAAGTTATACGCGAAAAGGGACCTAGTCGCATTCATAGAATGACATTTCGTCCATTACATAATTTATCTATCTAA